From a single Diachasmimorpha longicaudata isolate KC_UGA_2023 chromosome 15, iyDiaLong2, whole genome shotgun sequence genomic region:
- the LOC135169791 gene encoding uncharacterized protein LOC135169791, which translates to MRFPRQKKKNSARRLGHKSPGSTQSGSKILKVNNKKTSEIMQVSTEEKKLWINMLEKDLDLFNQVNCIDKKKDLKKIQAREKRLKLAEKKKADFIAREKRRELAKEKQRQFRARESEKNRSKDNTSKDIIPEPMMELDSSIEIIPSTPSVINLILEREGEDAQHGSLNFATSTPKKPRKSIEEIEAVLVALGANLEQRNREDDYGGRWAPTQRQKELDQIAMQLDQSGDDDDEGLAIQSLDFTPLSPSNRSG; encoded by the exons atgagatttccaaggcag aagaagaaaaactcagccagacgattgggccataaatcacccggtagcactcaaagtggctctaaaatcctgaaagtcaataataaaaaaacaagtgaaattatgcaagtgagtacagaagaaaaaaagttatggattaatatgttagaaaaagatcttgatttattcaatcaagtgaactgcattgataagaaaaaggatctgaaaaaaatacaggctcgcgaaaaacgtttaaaactcgcggaaaaaaagaaggccgactttatcgctcgcgaaaaacgtcgcgaactagctaaggaaaaacaaagacaatttagagctcgcgaatcagaaaaaaatcgatccaaggacaacacatcgaaggatatcatccctgagcccatgatggaattggattcatcgatcgagatcattcccagcactccatcagtgatcaatttaatcctggaacgcgagggtgaagatgctcagcatggatcattgaatttcgcgaCCTCAACCCCGaaaa aaccgcgaaaatctatcgaggaaatcgaggccgttctagtcgcgttgggcgcgaatctagaacaaaggaatcgcgaggacGATTACGGAGGGCGATGGGCTCCAACGCAGCGccaaaaagagcttgatcaaattgcgatgcaattggatcaaagcggggatgatgatgatgaaggattggccatccagagtcttgatttcaccccgttatcacccagtaaccgttcgggttaa